In Methanosarcina barkeri MS, a single window of DNA contains:
- a CDS encoding PDGLE domain-containing protein, whose amino-acid sequence MEKIIRNLSIGLIILMIFAPLGLLAVGETFGEWGPEEVKEKLGFVPPGLEELSDLWSAPMPDYAFVGGDESMSMSSVAYILSAVIGVVIGGGLLYFIGKKAAKN is encoded by the coding sequence ATGGAGAAAATAATAAGAAACTTAAGCATTGGCTTGATAATACTTATGATTTTTGCACCACTGGGTCTTTTGGCCGTTGGTGAAACCTTCGGTGAATGGGGGCCTGAAGAGGTCAAGGAGAAGCTTGGTTTTGTGCCTCCAGGACTTGAAGAGCTCTCGGATCTTTGGAGCGCTCCAATGCCTGATTATGCTTTTGTGGGTGGCGATGAGTCGATGAGTATGTCTTCTGTAGCATATATTCTGTCAGCAGTGATAGGTGTAGTAATCGGCGGTGGCCTCCTGTATTTTATAGGAAAAAAAGCCGCCAAAAATTAA
- the cbiM gene encoding cobalt transporter CbiM encodes MHIPDGYLGPYTYVAFWIIMIPIWYYAGKKLNTELKSRQVPLLALSAAFSFVIMMFNVPIPGGSTGHAVGGAIIGIVLGPWAGVIAISVTLVLQALIFGDGGITAIAANCFNMGVVIPFVGYYVYKLISGNSDITSSKRIIASAIAGWCSLTIAAFCTGVEFGIQPILQHTAAGTPLYMPYPLSVTVPAMVIEHAFGFSILEAVITAIIFAYIQRTDVSLFYREKSEVQKGKMKKAVTA; translated from the coding sequence ATGCATATTCCAGATGGATATCTAGGGCCGTATACCTATGTCGCGTTTTGGATTATTATGATCCCGATATGGTATTATGCCGGAAAAAAACTGAACACAGAACTTAAGTCCAGACAGGTCCCTCTGCTGGCACTATCAGCTGCTTTTTCATTTGTAATAATGATGTTCAATGTACCTATTCCAGGAGGTAGCACGGGTCACGCCGTTGGAGGCGCAATTATCGGCATCGTTCTCGGTCCCTGGGCAGGAGTGATAGCTATTTCTGTAACTCTGGTATTGCAGGCATTGATATTCGGTGATGGAGGAATTACGGCCATAGCCGCGAATTGCTTCAATATGGGAGTTGTAATACCCTTTGTCGGTTATTATGTTTATAAGCTTATTAGCGGAAATTCTGATATCACGTCCTCTAAGAGAATTATTGCTTCGGCTATAGCTGGTTGGTGTTCTCTGACCATAGCAGCTTTCTGTACAGGTGTTGAATTCGGAATACAGCCTATCTTGCAACACACGGCTGCTGGAACCCCACTGTATATGCCCTACCCATTGAGTGTAACTGTTCCTGCCATGGTAATAGAACATGCTTTTGGATTTAGCATTCTGGAAGCAGTGATTACCGCAATTATTTTTGCCTATATCCAGAGAACGGATGTGTCTCTATTTTATAGAGAAAAATCAGAAGTGCAGAAGGGTAAAATGAAGAAGGCAGTCACAGCCTGA
- a CDS encoding flippase, whose amino-acid sequence MSVNDSVNRIVAGSGVILAGTFIGMLLDIITKKVLTSHLAPADFGTYALALTVISVTGAVATLGLNEGVPRYIAFFRGRHEEQKVHELIISAMIMGLIAGLLSILVSPSLFHTLAGNGFDAQGKVLSVVKTLIFAVPFTILLNLTVAIYRGFDRTNVNMYFYNIVRPVSLLGFATVAVFINASLKGVVFADLLSMIFTFGIMSVYFIKRPPIKRAVKQERKIQFGGTTRQLIRYSFPLLITATLLNIMSWIDTIMLGYFKSAEIVGIYNAVYPIVGFLSLVVSSMGFVYVPVTSRLWGQNETAPLGSIYEIMTKWCFLLTFPLFALIFVYPEYFITKLYGEQYVSGAIALRILALGFIANSYFGFNYHTLLASGDSDFLMKCSVASAGINVAVNFMLIPEYGMVGAAIGTAVSFSSIEVLMTLRAWRKQNMHPFTSMYRRLTFIVILMVGSMLAAKNAHLLTGALWEYATFIVGYFLIVHRAKILNSAEMKMICEIQKNFRYRISLRIPESLKTLAL is encoded by the coding sequence ATGTCAGTTAACGACTCGGTCAACCGGATAGTGGCAGGTTCCGGTGTAATACTTGCAGGAACCTTCATCGGAATGCTTCTCGACATTATCACCAAAAAAGTACTCACTTCACATCTCGCGCCAGCCGATTTTGGCACATATGCTCTTGCACTTACTGTGATCTCAGTTACAGGTGCAGTTGCAACTCTTGGACTCAATGAAGGAGTCCCAAGATATATTGCGTTTTTCAGGGGCAGGCATGAGGAGCAGAAGGTGCATGAACTAATAATCTCAGCCATGATTATGGGCTTGATTGCAGGCTTGCTTTCAATTCTGGTGTCACCTTCCCTGTTCCATACTCTGGCAGGAAATGGCTTTGATGCACAGGGCAAAGTCCTGTCCGTAGTGAAGACCCTCATCTTTGCAGTTCCGTTTACCATACTCCTGAACCTGACAGTAGCGATCTACAGAGGATTCGACCGTACGAATGTTAACATGTACTTCTATAACATCGTAAGGCCGGTATCTCTACTTGGGTTTGCCACAGTTGCCGTATTTATCAATGCTTCTCTGAAGGGAGTCGTGTTTGCGGATCTGCTCTCAATGATCTTTACCTTCGGCATAATGTCCGTGTACTTCATAAAGAGGCCTCCAATCAAGAGGGCAGTCAAACAGGAACGAAAAATTCAGTTCGGTGGCACAACCAGGCAGTTAATAAGATATTCGTTTCCACTCTTGATAACTGCAACTCTGCTCAACATTATGAGCTGGATAGACACAATAATGCTAGGATATTTCAAGTCGGCCGAGATCGTTGGAATTTACAATGCAGTATATCCTATTGTAGGATTTTTGTCTCTGGTGGTATCTTCCATGGGCTTTGTTTATGTCCCTGTTACGTCCAGGCTTTGGGGTCAAAACGAGACTGCTCCACTTGGCTCAATTTATGAGATAATGACTAAATGGTGCTTCCTTCTTACATTCCCTCTCTTTGCACTCATATTCGTGTATCCCGAATACTTTATTACAAAGCTCTATGGAGAGCAATATGTGAGCGGTGCCATTGCCTTGCGTATCCTTGCCCTGGGGTTCATAGCAAATTCGTACTTTGGATTTAACTACCATACTCTGTTAGCCTCTGGTGATTCGGACTTCCTTATGAAGTGCTCAGTAGCAAGTGCAGGCATTAATGTTGCAGTCAACTTCATGCTTATACCTGAGTATGGGATGGTAGGTGCAGCCATAGGGACTGCAGTGTCCTTTTCATCCATCGAAGTCCTGATGACTTTAAGGGCCTGGAGGAAGCAGAATATGCATCCTTTCACCTCGATGTACCGAAGATTAACTTTCATCGTTATCTTGATGGTCGGGTCCATGCTCGCAGCCAAGAATGCTCATCTACTTACCGGAGCACTCTGGGAGTACGCAACTTTCATAGTCGGGTATTTCCTGATCGTCCACCGCGCAAAAATCCTTAACAGTGCTGAAATGAAGATGATATGCGAGATCCAGAAGAATTTCAGGTACAGAATCAGCCTCCGCATTCCTGAATCACTCAAGACCCTTGCATTATAA